The sequence below is a genomic window from Microbulbifer hydrolyticus.
CGGCAGTTCCTCTTCAGGGGGCTCCAGCTCTTCGTCATCCAGCTCGAGCTCTTCCTCCTCGTCATCGAGTTCCTCGTCTTCCAGTTCTTCGTCCAGCTCGGGAGGCTCCGGCGGCGGTTCCTGTACCTCCATGCAGTATGTGGCGGGCACCAGCTATGCCGCGGGCGAGTTGGTGCAGAACGTGGGTCTGGAGTTCCAGTGCAATATTGCCGGCTGGTGTTCCTCCGCGGCAGCCTGGGCGTATGAGCCGGGTGTCGGCATGCACTGGGAGGATGCCTGGAGCCAGGCAGGGGATTGCGGCAGTTCGTCCTCCAGCAGCTCTTCCAGTGGCGGCTCCAGCTCTTCCTCAAGCAGCTCCGGTTCGTCGAGCTCTGGCGGCTCATCGGGTGGGAGCTCGTCCGGTGGTAATAGTGGCCTGTTGCCAAAACACGCGCTGGTCGGCTACTGGCACAACTTCGACAACGGTTCCGGCTTGTACCGTATCAGTGAGGTTTCCGATGTGTGGGATGTGATTGTGGTGGCCTTCGTGGATGACGCGGGCAACGGCAATATTGCGTTCAACCTGGACCCGGGCCTCGACAAGCAGCAGTTTATCGACGACATCGCTGCCAAGCGCGCCGCGGGTAAAATTGTGGTCGCTTCCTACGGTGGCGAGAAGGGCACGGTAACGCTGAACACCGAGGAGAACGTCACCAACTTCGTCAACAGTACCGCGGCAATGATCGACGAGTACGGGTTTGACGGGATCGATATCGACCTGGAGTCCGGCGCCGGCGTAATGCACGGTGCACCGGTGATCCAGAATATGGTGAATGCGGTCAAGCAGTTGAAGCAGCGCTACCCGGGCATGTACCTGTCGATGGCACCGGAGCACCCTTACGTACAGGGTGGCTACGTCTCCTATACCGGTATCTGGGGCGCCTACCTGCCGATGATCGACCAGCTGCGCGATGAGCTGGACCTGTTGCATGTGCAGCTCTACAACAATGGCGGCCTCGCCACGCCATACCAAGGGCCGGCATATGCAGCAGGCTCCGTGGACATGATGGTGTCTTCAGCCCTGATGCTGATTGAGGGCTTCCCGCTGGGTTACGGCAACGCAGGTTTCTTTGACGGGTTGCGCCCCGACCAGGTCGGTCTCGCACTGCCGTCTGGCCCCAGCGCCGCCGGCAGCGGCTTTGCCACTACCGCGGATATCAATCGCGCGCTGGACTGTCTCACGCAGCAGCTGAACTGTGACACGCTGACGCCGTCGCAGGCGTACCCGACGTTCAACGGCGTGATGACCTGGTCCATCAACTGGGACATGAACGACGGTGGTATTTTCTCCGGACCGGTAGGTAGCCATGTGCATAACCTGCCGTGATCTTCCGATGAGCACGTAAAATGAGAAGGGGCGCTGAAAAGCGCCCTTTTTTATGTCTGGAATAGATCCCGGATCTGCCACGCATAAAAAAACCCGGCGAAAGCCGGGTTTTTTGTTTTCGGAATCGCCGCTTAGCGGTCTTCCGCAGCGACGTAGTCGCGCGCAGTGTGGCCGGTGTACAGCTGACGCGGACGACCAATCTTGTACGGGTTGGAAATCATCTCGTTCCAGTGTGCGATCCAGCCGGCGGTACGGCCAGTAGCAAAGATCACGGTGAACATGTCGGTGGGGATGCCGATGGCCTTCATGATGATGCCGGAGTAGAAGTCCACGTTCGGGTAGAGTTTCTTCTCTACGAAGTACTCGTCTTCCAGGGCAATCTTTTCCAGCTTCTTGGCGATGCGCAGCAGCGGGTCGTTCTCGGCACCCATAGCGCCCAGAACCTCGTCACAGATGCCCTGCATGACGCGAGAGCGCGGGTCGAAGTTCTTGTATACGCGGTGGCCGAAGCCCATCAGGCGGAACGGATCGTTTTTGTCTTTGGCTTTTGCAACATACTCGTCGATACGGCTCTCGTCGCCGATCTCTTCCAGCATGTTCAGTACCGCTTCGTTGGCGCCACCGTGTGCCGGGCCCCACAGGGTCGCAATACCGGAGGAGATACAGGCGAAGGGGTTGGCACCGGAGGAGCCGGCCAGACGTACGGTAGAGGTCGAGGCATTCTGCTCATGGTCTGCGTGCAGCAGGAAGATCACGTCCATGGCCTTGGCCACAACCGGGTCGATCTTGCTCGGTTCACAGGGGTTGCCGAACATCATGTGCAGGAAGTTCTCGGAGTAGCTGAGGCTGTTGTCCGGATACATGAACGGCTGGCCCTTGCTGTGCTTGTAGCACATGGCAGCCAGGGTCGGCATCTTCGCGATCAGGCGATCAGCGGAGATCTTGCGGTGTTCGGGGTCGGTGATGTCGAGGGAGTCATGGTAGAAGGAGGCCAGGGCGCCCACAACGCCGCACATCATCGCCATCGGGTGGGCATCGTAGCGGAAGCCCTTGAAGAAGTTGACCAGAGACTCATGCACCATGGTGTGGTTCATGATGCTGTTGACGTATTCCTTCTTCTGCGCAACGGATGGCAATTCGCCATTCATCAGCAGGTAGCAGGTTTCCAGGTAGTCAGATTTCTCTGCCAGCTGCTCGATCGGGTAGCCGCGGTGCAGCAGTACACCCTTGGCACCATCGATATAGGTGATCTTGGATTCGCAGGAGGCGGTGGACATGAAGCCCGGGTCGTAGGTAAACAGGCCTTTGCTCGCCAGGCTGCTGACGTCTACAACGTCGGGGCCGGCAGTGCCGGAGTAGACCGGCAGGTCGAATGGGGCGTCGATACCGTCGACCGTGAGTTGAGCTTTCTTGTCGGACATTGTGGACTCCTAAAAACTATTCTTTTGCCAGCTTTCTTATTTCCACACAAATCACTGAATCGATTCAGCGATTCTACGGCCCAGGTAGGGGCGCGCTCCGCGCTCACCTGTGATCACCTTTTTATGGGAAAGGTTGATTCAGGCGGTTTTATGCACATGCGAAACCCGGGAAGTGCCGGATTCTGCGGGCTCGGAGGGCCTTCATTGGCTGCATCCGGACGCGGATATGGGGCTAGCGGGCTTTTGAGCGCGGCCAAACTTAAGTGCCGCGCCCCAAATTGTCAAACCAAATTGGAATGTCTGACCGGTTCTGTACCCGCAGGATCTTCCGTGTGGGGCGCGGGTGGCAGGGATTTTGCCTGTTGGAGTGGGGAATCTGGCGCGGAAATTTGGGTTGGTTGAAACAGGCGCTTCATACCTTGGTCTGGTATGTGGCGCGGTTTCCAACTGCTACAAAGCCGCCAACAACGGACTGCGGTTCGTTGTGTTTTGAAATTTGAATGCCTATAATCCGCGCGGCTTGCGCCTTGGTAAGGCCACTTTGTACAAGACCTCTACAGGTTGTGTGAATAGTGATCGGCAAGCTCGCCCGGGATACAGAAAATATTCGGGCGCCCCGTCTTTCAGGGCAACAAGGTGTTATTCCTGTGAACAAGAACAGACCTGTCAATTTAGACATTTCTACTATCAAGCTCCCTGCGCCAGCGTTGGTTTCCATTCTGCATCGGGTTTCCGGTGTGGTGCTCTTCGCCGTGGTTGCGCTTTTATTGTGTATGCTGGATTCCAGCCTGGAATCAGAGCAGGGTTTCCAAAAAGTAGCCGACTTTTTTACCAGTGTCCCGGCCAAGCTGGTCTTGTGGGCATCTCTGGCTGCGCTCATTTACCACTTGATCGCGGGTGTGCGTCACCTGCTGATGGATTTGGGCTTGGGTGAAAGTCTCGAAGGTGGTCGTCGCGGCGCCGTCATCGTACTGGTGCTTTCCGTTGTACTCATTCTGCTGGCGGGGGTTCTGGTATGGTAAAGGCAGTTACTGGTTTCGGTCGTAGCGGTCTGTACGACTGGTTCATTCAGCGGGTCAGTGCCGTAGTGCTGGTCGCTTACACCCTCTTTATAGTGGGTTTTATTTTTCTCTCCAAAGATTTTGGCTACGCCAGCTGGTCCGCGCTGTTTGAACAGCGTTGGGTGCGCGTATTCAGCCTGGTTGCCCTGTTCTCCACCATTGCTCATGCCTGGATCGGTCTCTGGTCTGTGGTGACCGACTACCTCACCAACCGAATGATGGGCGGCAAAGCGACCGTTCTGCGTATTCTGGTTGAAGTACTGCTGGGCGCAGTCGCCGTGTTCTACGCGGTGTGGGGCATTGAAATTCTGTGGGGTGTGTAAGTCATGTCGAATATGCGAACAATAACCTTTGACGGTATCGTAATTGGCGGCGGCGGCGCGGGTATGCGCGCGGCGCTGCAGATGGCCCAGTCCGGTTTCAAGACTGCGGTAATCACCAAAGTATTCCCGACCCGTTCGCACACGGTTTCCGCCCAGGGCGGTATCACCTGTGCGATTGCCAGCGATGACCCCAATGACGATTGGCGCTGGCACATGTACGACACCGTCAAAGGCTCCGACTATATCGGTGACCAGGACGCGATCGAGTACATGTGTTCCGTAGGTCCGGAAGCCGTGTTCGAACTGGAGCACATGGGGCTGCCGTTCTCCCGTACTAAAGAAGGACGCATCTATCAGCGTCCGTTTGGTGGCCAGTCCAAGGACTACGGCCGCGGTGGTCAGGCGGCGCGTACCTGTGCGGCAGCTGACCGTACCGGCCACGCCCTGCTGCACACGCTGTACCAGAACAACGTCAAGCACAATACCGTATTCCTGAACGAGTGGTTCGCGGTAGACCTGGTCAAGAACCAGGATGGCGCTGTTGTCGGTGTGATCGCGATCTGTATCGAAGACGGTGAAGTGGTTTTCATCAAGTCCAAGGCGACTGTATTTGCGACCGGTGGTGCCGGCCGTATCTTCGCTTCCACCACCAATGCGCACATCAACACCGGCGACGGTGTGGGTATGGCCCTGCGCGCCGGTATGCCGGTGCAGGACATCGAGATGTGGCAGTTCCACCCGACCGGTATTGCCGGCGCTGGGGTACTGGTTACTGAAGGCTGTCGTGGTGAGGGCGGCTACCTGATCAACAAGGACGGCGAGCGCTTTATGGAGCGTTACGCGCCCAACGCCAAAGACCTGGCTTCCCGCGATGTGGTGGCCCGCTCCATGGTACTGGAGATCCTCGACGGCCGTGGTGCCGGCGAGAATGGCGACCACGTATTCCTGAAGCTGGATCACCTGGGTGAAGAGCTGCTGCACAGCCGTTTGCCGGGTATCTGTGAACTGGCGAAGACCTTTGCCCACGCCGACCCGGTCAAAGAGCCGATCCCGGTTGTCCCGACCTGTCACTACATGATGGGCGGTATCCCGACCAACGTTCACGGCCAGGCCCTGACTCAGGACGCCTCCGGCAATGACCATGTGATCGACGGTTTCTACGCCTGTGGCGAGGTTGCCTGTGTATCCGTACACGGTGCCAACCGTCTCGGTGGCAACTCGCTGCTGGACCTGGTGGTATTCGGTCGCGCATCCGGCCTGTTCATCGAAAAAGCCCTGCGCGAAGGTATTGAGAACCGCGAAGCATCCGAGTCGGATATCGAAGCGGCCATGGCGCGCCTGAACCGCCTCGAAACCACCAACGACGGCGAATCAGCCGCGGACCTGCGCACCGAGCTGCAGGGTGTCATGCAGAACCACTTCGGTGTATTCCGTCGCGGCGATTACATGGCCGAAGGTGTCAAGAAGCTGGAAGGTCTACGCGAACGTATCGCGAACGTCCGTCTGGATGACAAGTCCCGCGCATTCAACACTGCACGTATCGAAGCGCTGGAGCTGCAAAACCTGCTGGAAGTAGCCGAAGCGACTGCCATCGCTGCGGAAGTCCGTACCGAGAGCCGTGGTGCTCATGCCCGCGAAGACTTCCAGGAGCGCGACGACGAGAACTGGCTGTGCCACTCCATGTACTTCCCTGCGGAAAAGCGTGTTGGCAAGCGTGCGGTTAACTTCACGCCCAGCACCGTGGAAGCTTTCGAGCCGAAAGCGCGTACTTATTAATTCGGGAGCGGAAAGACCATGTTGAAAGTAAGCATCTACCGTTACAACCCGGACACCGATTCTGCGCCGTACATGCAGGATTACGATCTCGATACCCAGGGCAAGGACCTGATGGTGTTGGACGTACTGGAACTGCTGAAGGCTCAGGACCCGAGCCTGGCGTTCCGCCGCTCCTGCCGTGAGGGCGTATGCGGCTCCGACGGCATGAATATTTCAGGCAAGAACGGTCTTGCCTGTATCATGCCGATCTCTGAAGCGGCGCCGAAAGGCAAGCTGGTACTGCGCCCGCTGCCCGGTCTGCCGGTCATTCGTGACCTGGTGGTGGACATGGAGCAGTTCTACACCCAGTACAAGAAAATCGAACCTTACCTGCAGAACGATTCACCGGCCCCGGCCATCGAACGCCTGCAGTCCCCGGAAGAGCGCGAAAAGCTGGATGGCCTCTACGAGTGTATTCTCTGTGCCTGTTGTTCCACCGCTTGCCCGTCCTTCTGGTGGAACCCCGACAAGTTCATCGGCCCGGCAGGCCTGCTGCAGGCATACCGCTTCCTGGCGGACAGCCGCGACGAAGCTACCGATGAGCGCCTCGGGAAACTGGACGACCCGTTCAGCGTATTCCGCTGCCACGGGATCCAGAACTGTGTGAACGTATGTCCCAAGGGCTTGAACCCCACTCGGGCCATCGGTCATATCCGCAATATGCTGATAACCCGCGCCGTGTAGGGAGTCCACTCCCGGGGGAACGCGGGTTCCCACCAAAAATAATCACAATTAGGCCGACAGCAAAGCAGGTGTCAGGCTTATACGAAAAAGGGGAGGTGTCTTTTTAGCGCCTCCCCTTTTGTGAGTGAAAGACAGGAAAGAGCGGCGTGAAATTCAAGGGTGCGCGCCGTCAACTGAGGTAGGCATTAATGCACGAAAGTACAATGGAGGAGCTCTGGCGTACTTCGCATATCTCTGGTGGCAACGCCGGATACGTGGAGGAGCTGTACGAGACCTATCTGCACGACCCAAGCGGTGTGCCGGAAGAATGGCGCAGTTATTTTGACAGCCTCCCGCGTGTCAATGGCGGTGATGTCTCACATGCCGCTATTCGTCAGCACTTCGAGCTGTTGGCGAAAAACCGTACCCGTCCTCTCGCCGCTCCCGGCGCCGGCTCTGTCAATGTGGAGCACGAGCGCAAGCAGATCAAAGTTCTGCAACTGATCAATTCCTACCGTCACCGCGGTCACAAAAAAGCCACCCTGGACCCGTTGGGTATCATGGCGCGCGAACAGGTGCCGGATCTGCAGCTAAACTACCATGGCCTCACGGAAGGGGATTTCGATACCACCTTCCAGACCGGCGATCTGTTTTTCGGCAACGGCGAAGCGACGCTGCGTGAAATTGTCGAAGGCCTCGAGAATACCTATTGCGGCAATCTCGGTGCAGAGATCATGCACCTGTCCAATCTGGACGAGCAGCAGTGGTTCCAGCAGCGCCTTGAGCGCAGCCAGTCGAAGCCTACCTTCGGCAACGATGTCCGCACCGAAATCCTGCAGCGTTTGTCTGCCGCTGAAGGTCTTGAGCGCCACCTGGATTCCAAATACCCGGGAACCAAACGCTTTGGCGTGGAAGGCGGCGAGAGCCTGATTCCGCTGATGGATGCACTGATCCGACGCTCCGGTACCTACAGCGTCAAAGAAATCGTGATCGGCATGGCGCACCGCGGCCGTCTGAACACGCTGGTCAACATCCTGGGTAAAAACCCGGCGGACCTGTTCGAAGAATTCGAGGGCAAGAAAACCCTGGATACTTCCGGCGACGTGAAATATCACCAGGGCTTCTCTTCCAACGTGATGACCCCCGGCGGCGAAGTGCATCTGGCACTGGCATTCAACCCCTCGCACCTCGAGATCTGTGCGCCGGTGGTTGTCGGTTCCGTGCGCGCTCGTCAGGACCGTCGTGGCGACAGCGCCGGCGAGAAAGTGATGCCGATCAATATCCACGGTGATGCGGCGTTCGCCGGCCAGGGCGTGGTGCAGGAAACCCTGCAGATGTCCCAGACCCGGGGCTACTACACCGGCGGCAGTATTCACCTGGTGCTGAACAACCAGGTGGGCTTCACTACCAGCAAACGCGAAGACGCCCGCTCCACCGAGTACTGTACCGATGTCGCGAAGATGATCGACGCTCCGGTACTGCACGTAAATGGTGATGATCCGGAAGCGGTTGTGCTCGCGGGCTTGCTCGCCGTGGACTACCGCTACGAGTTCAAGAAAGACATCGTCATCGACCTGGTGTGTTACCGCCGTCGCGGCCACAACGAGACCGATGATCCGTCTGGTACCCAGCCGCTGATGTACCAGACCATCCGCAAGCACAAGACCACGCGTACCCTCTATGCCGAAAAGCTGATCGCTGAGGGCGTGGTAAGCAAGGCGGAAGCCGACAAGCTGGCCAATGACTACCGGGACAAGCTGGACCGCGGTGAAGATGTGGCCACCGGTCTGGTGAAAAAGCCTGACGAGTCCATGTTCGTCGACTGGCGCCCCTACCTGAACCACGAGTGGACCGCGGAAGGCGACACCAGCTTCGAGCTGACAAAGCTGAAAGATGTGGCCACCCGTATGACGACCGTTCCCGACGGCATCGTGATGCAGCGTCAGGTGTCCAAGATTTATGAAGACCGCCGCAAGATGGCCGGTGGGGCGCTGCCCCTGAACTGGGGCATGGCGGAAACCCTGGCCTACGGAACGCTGCTGGAAGAGGGCTTTATGGTCCGCTTTGCCGGTGAGGACGTTGGTCGCGGTACCTTCTCCCACCGCCACGCGGTGATTCACAGCCAGAAAGATGGGCAGAGCTACGTACCCCTGCAGCATATGTTTGAAGGCCAGCCGCGTTTCGACATCTACGATTCGCTGCTGTCCGAGGAAGCGGTACTGGCCTTCGAATACGGCTACGCCACGACCACCCCGAAATCCCTGGTGGTGTGGGAAGCGCAGTTTGGTGACTTCGCCAACGGTGCCCAGGTCGTCATCGACCAGTTCATCACTTCCGGTGAGCACAAGTGGGGCCGCATGTGTGGCCTGGTGATGTTGCTGCCGCACGGCTATGAAGGTCAGGGACCAGAGCACTCCTCTGCGCGCCTTGAGCGCTTCATGCAGCTGTGCGCCGAGCACAATATCCAGGTGTGTAATGCCACCACCCCGGCACAGATTTTCCACCTGCTGCGCCGCCAGGCCGTGCGCCCGATGCGCCGTCCGCTGGTGATCATGAGCCCGAAGTGGATCCTGCGCCACAAACTGGCCACCTCCACCTTGGACGAGCTGGCCGAAGGACAATTCCACAACGTGATCGGCGACCAGGGCGTAGACCCGGCCAAGGTCAAGCGCCTGGTACTTTGCTCCGGGAAGGTTTACTACCACTTGCTGGAAGCGCGAATGGAGCGTGAGCAGGAAGATGTGGCACTGGTGCGCATCGAGCAGCTCTATCCGTTCCCGGACGACGAGTTCCTGGCTGCGGTATCCGCATTCAAGAACATCAAGAGCGTCGCCTGGTGTCAGGAAGAGCCGATGAACCAGGGGGCCTGGTACTCCAGTCAGCACCACCTGCGTCGTCTGCTGAACGAAGCACATCCAAAACTGGAGCTGGAATATGTCGGCCGCGCGGCTTCTGCTGCACCGGCGGCGGGCTATATGTCCACGCACCTGGAAGAACAGAATACGTTCATCAATGAGGCGCTGACTGTCAAATAAGGCAGCAGTACAACGAAGAGCAATCTCAGGAAACAGGAACAATGACCATCGAGATTAAAGCGCCAACTTTCCCGGAATCCGTTCAGGACGGCACTGTTGCCACCTGGCACAAACAACCGGGTGAAGCCGTGTCCCGCGATGAACTGATCGTGGATATTGAAACCGACAAAGTGGTGCTGGAAGTTGTTGCACCCGCAGACGGCGCCATCAGCGAAATTATCAAGGGAGAGGGCGACACCGTTCTCTCCAACGAAGTGATCGCCAAGTTCGAGGAAGGTGCCGGCGGCAGCGCTGGTGACTCTTCCGAAGCGGCACCTGCTGCAGAAGAAAAGGCGGAGGCTCCGGCTCCCGCTGGCGGCGAGAAAATCGCCATGCCTTCCGCGAAAAAAATGGCCGCGGAAAAGGGCGTCGACATTGCGGGTGTTGAAGGAACCGGCAAAGGTGGTCGCGTTCTGAAAGAAGACGTGATGAAAGCGGGCTCTGCACCGGCCGCCGCTGCTGCTCCGGCCGCTGCCGCCGAGGTCGCCGTTGCACCGGGTGAGCGCGTTGAGAAGCGTGTACCGATGACGCGCATGCGCAAGCGCATCGCCGAGCGCCTGCTGGATGCATCCCAGTCCACTGCCATGCTCACTACGTTCAACGAAGTGAACATGAAGCCGATCATGGACTTGCGTAAAAACTACAAAGACCTGTTCGAGAAGACCCACAATGGCACCCGCCTGGGCTTTATGGGCTTCTTCGTAAAAGCGGCCACTGAAGCGCTGAAGCGTTACACCGCCGTGAATGCCTCCATCGACGGCAACGATATCGTGTATCACGGTTACCAGGACATCGGTGTAGCGGTTTCCTCGCCGAAAGGCCTGGTGGTGCCGGTACTGCGCAATGCCGAGCACATGGGTCTTGCGGACATCGAAAACAACATCCGCGACATGGGCCTGCGCGCGCGTGACGGCAAGCTGACCATCGAAGAAATGACCGGCGGCACCTTTACCATCACCAACGGTGGTGTATTCGGTTCCCTGCTGTCCACCCCGATCCTGAACCCGCCGCAGACCGCAATTCTGGGCATGCACAAAATTCAGGAGCGCCCGATGGCGGTCGACGGAAAAGTAGAAATCCTGCC
It includes:
- the gltA gene encoding citrate synthase: MSDKKAQLTVDGIDAPFDLPVYSGTAGPDVVDVSSLASKGLFTYDPGFMSTASCESKITYIDGAKGVLLHRGYPIEQLAEKSDYLETCYLLMNGELPSVAQKKEYVNSIMNHTMVHESLVNFFKGFRYDAHPMAMMCGVVGALASFYHDSLDITDPEHRKISADRLIAKMPTLAAMCYKHSKGQPFMYPDNSLSYSENFLHMMFGNPCEPSKIDPVVAKAMDVIFLLHADHEQNASTSTVRLAGSSGANPFACISSGIATLWGPAHGGANEAVLNMLEEIGDESRIDEYVAKAKDKNDPFRLMGFGHRVYKNFDPRSRVMQGICDEVLGAMGAENDPLLRIAKKLEKIALEDEYFVEKKLYPNVDFYSGIIMKAIGIPTDMFTVIFATGRTAGWIAHWNEMISNPYKIGRPRQLYTGHTARDYVAAEDR
- a CDS encoding 2-oxoglutarate dehydrogenase E1 component; translation: MHESTMEELWRTSHISGGNAGYVEELYETYLHDPSGVPEEWRSYFDSLPRVNGGDVSHAAIRQHFELLAKNRTRPLAAPGAGSVNVEHERKQIKVLQLINSYRHRGHKKATLDPLGIMAREQVPDLQLNYHGLTEGDFDTTFQTGDLFFGNGEATLREIVEGLENTYCGNLGAEIMHLSNLDEQQWFQQRLERSQSKPTFGNDVRTEILQRLSAAEGLERHLDSKYPGTKRFGVEGGESLIPLMDALIRRSGTYSVKEIVIGMAHRGRLNTLVNILGKNPADLFEEFEGKKTLDTSGDVKYHQGFSSNVMTPGGEVHLALAFNPSHLEICAPVVVGSVRARQDRRGDSAGEKVMPINIHGDAAFAGQGVVQETLQMSQTRGYYTGGSIHLVLNNQVGFTTSKREDARSTEYCTDVAKMIDAPVLHVNGDDPEAVVLAGLLAVDYRYEFKKDIVIDLVCYRRRGHNETDDPSGTQPLMYQTIRKHKTTRTLYAEKLIAEGVVSKAEADKLANDYRDKLDRGEDVATGLVKKPDESMFVDWRPYLNHEWTAEGDTSFELTKLKDVATRMTTVPDGIVMQRQVSKIYEDRRKMAGGALPLNWGMAETLAYGTLLEEGFMVRFAGEDVGRGTFSHRHAVIHSQKDGQSYVPLQHMFEGQPRFDIYDSLLSEEAVLAFEYGYATTTPKSLVVWEAQFGDFANGAQVVIDQFITSGEHKWGRMCGLVMLLPHGYEGQGPEHSSARLERFMQLCAEHNIQVCNATTPAQIFHLLRRQAVRPMRRPLVIMSPKWILRHKLATSTLDELAEGQFHNVIGDQGVDPAKVKRLVLCSGKVYYHLLEARMEREQEDVALVRIEQLYPFPDDEFLAAVSAFKNIKSVAWCQEEPMNQGAWYSSQHHLRRLLNEAHPKLELEYVGRAASAAPAAGYMSTHLEEQNTFINEALTVK
- the sdhA gene encoding succinate dehydrogenase flavoprotein subunit, which gives rise to MSNMRTITFDGIVIGGGGAGMRAALQMAQSGFKTAVITKVFPTRSHTVSAQGGITCAIASDDPNDDWRWHMYDTVKGSDYIGDQDAIEYMCSVGPEAVFELEHMGLPFSRTKEGRIYQRPFGGQSKDYGRGGQAARTCAAADRTGHALLHTLYQNNVKHNTVFLNEWFAVDLVKNQDGAVVGVIAICIEDGEVVFIKSKATVFATGGAGRIFASTTNAHINTGDGVGMALRAGMPVQDIEMWQFHPTGIAGAGVLVTEGCRGEGGYLINKDGERFMERYAPNAKDLASRDVVARSMVLEILDGRGAGENGDHVFLKLDHLGEELLHSRLPGICELAKTFAHADPVKEPIPVVPTCHYMMGGIPTNVHGQALTQDASGNDHVIDGFYACGEVACVSVHGANRLGGNSLLDLVVFGRASGLFIEKALREGIENREASESDIEAAMARLNRLETTNDGESAADLRTELQGVMQNHFGVFRRGDYMAEGVKKLEGLRERIANVRLDDKSRAFNTARIEALELQNLLEVAEATAIAAEVRTESRGAHAREDFQERDDENWLCHSMYFPAEKRVGKRAVNFTPSTVEAFEPKARTY
- the sdhC gene encoding succinate dehydrogenase, cytochrome b556 subunit; the protein is MNKNRPVNLDISTIKLPAPALVSILHRVSGVVLFAVVALLLCMLDSSLESEQGFQKVADFFTSVPAKLVLWASLAALIYHLIAGVRHLLMDLGLGESLEGGRRGAVIVLVLSVVLILLAGVLVW
- the odhB gene encoding 2-oxoglutarate dehydrogenase complex dihydrolipoyllysine-residue succinyltransferase → MTIEIKAPTFPESVQDGTVATWHKQPGEAVSRDELIVDIETDKVVLEVVAPADGAISEIIKGEGDTVLSNEVIAKFEEGAGGSAGDSSEAAPAAEEKAEAPAPAGGEKIAMPSAKKMAAEKGVDIAGVEGTGKGGRVLKEDVMKAGSAPAAAAAPAAAAEVAVAPGERVEKRVPMTRMRKRIAERLLDASQSTAMLTTFNEVNMKPIMDLRKNYKDLFEKTHNGTRLGFMGFFVKAATEALKRYTAVNASIDGNDIVYHGYQDIGVAVSSPKGLVVPVLRNAEHMGLADIENNIRDMGLRARDGKLTIEEMTGGTFTITNGGVFGSLLSTPILNPPQTAILGMHKIQERPMAVDGKVEILPMMYLALSYDHRLIDGKEAVGFLVAIKEMIEDPARILLEV
- a CDS encoding chitinase, with the translated sequence MQYVAGTSYAAGELVQNVGLEFQCNIAGWCSSAAAWAYEPGVGMHWEDAWSQAGDCGSSSSSSSSSGGSSSSSSSSGSSSSGGSSGGSSSGGNSGLLPKHALVGYWHNFDNGSGLYRISEVSDVWDVIVVAFVDDAGNGNIAFNLDPGLDKQQFIDDIAAKRAAGKIVVASYGGEKGTVTLNTEENVTNFVNSTAAMIDEYGFDGIDIDLESGAGVMHGAPVIQNMVNAVKQLKQRYPGMYLSMAPEHPYVQGGYVSYTGIWGAYLPMIDQLRDELDLLHVQLYNNGGLATPYQGPAYAAGSVDMMVSSALMLIEGFPLGYGNAGFFDGLRPDQVGLALPSGPSAAGSGFATTADINRALDCLTQQLNCDTLTPSQAYPTFNGVMTWSINWDMNDGGIFSGPVGSHVHNLP
- the sdhD gene encoding succinate dehydrogenase, hydrophobic membrane anchor protein yields the protein MVKAVTGFGRSGLYDWFIQRVSAVVLVAYTLFIVGFIFLSKDFGYASWSALFEQRWVRVFSLVALFSTIAHAWIGLWSVVTDYLTNRMMGGKATVLRILVEVLLGAVAVFYAVWGIEILWGV
- a CDS encoding succinate dehydrogenase iron-sulfur subunit, producing the protein MLKVSIYRYNPDTDSAPYMQDYDLDTQGKDLMVLDVLELLKAQDPSLAFRRSCREGVCGSDGMNISGKNGLACIMPISEAAPKGKLVLRPLPGLPVIRDLVVDMEQFYTQYKKIEPYLQNDSPAPAIERLQSPEEREKLDGLYECILCACCSTACPSFWWNPDKFIGPAGLLQAYRFLADSRDEATDERLGKLDDPFSVFRCHGIQNCVNVCPKGLNPTRAIGHIRNMLITRAV